Proteins from a single region of Nocardioides anomalus:
- a CDS encoding ROK family transcriptional regulator: MPTGPGDILDLIRHGRATTRGDVLEQTGLSRMTVAQRLDSLLAAGMIVEGQTGEATGGRRRRSLVFNSAQSWVLAAAVDTTHTRIAVTDLHGRVLAETELDVPVERGPSEVLDRIATAMDTLLRKHDLTPEDLCGAGLSLPGPVDPESGRPSQPPILPGWDAYPVAEHLQATLPGVPVLTANDADAAALGEYAAGGSDTRSLVLVKVSTGIGTGIVIDGHSYTGADGGAGDIGHVRVSPRSEARCQCGMQGCLAAVASGRAVAAELTALGIPAASAREVRELLRAGNADAARLTQQAGRRIGEVMATVVCLLNPEVVLIGGGLASAPLVAGIRETLYRLALPRATRHLDLRLGTLGEDAAVVGLARLVVDHEFAPAAVNAKLRG; this comes from the coding sequence GTGCCCACCGGCCCCGGCGACATCCTCGACCTGATCCGCCACGGCCGCGCCACCACACGAGGTGACGTGCTCGAGCAGACCGGCCTGTCGCGGATGACCGTCGCGCAGCGCCTCGACTCCCTGCTCGCTGCCGGGATGATCGTCGAGGGCCAGACCGGCGAGGCCACCGGCGGACGGCGCCGGCGCAGCCTGGTCTTCAACTCCGCGCAGTCCTGGGTGCTGGCCGCCGCCGTGGACACCACCCACACCCGGATCGCGGTGACCGACCTGCACGGCCGGGTGCTCGCGGAGACCGAGCTCGACGTGCCGGTGGAGCGCGGGCCTTCGGAGGTCCTGGACCGGATCGCCACCGCGATGGACACCCTGCTGCGCAAGCACGACCTCACACCCGAGGACCTGTGCGGGGCCGGGTTGAGCCTGCCCGGGCCCGTCGACCCCGAGTCGGGCCGGCCGAGCCAGCCGCCGATCCTGCCGGGCTGGGACGCCTACCCGGTGGCCGAGCACCTCCAGGCCACGCTGCCCGGCGTACCCGTGCTGACCGCGAACGACGCGGACGCCGCCGCGCTCGGCGAGTACGCCGCCGGGGGCAGCGACACCCGGTCCCTGGTGCTGGTCAAGGTCTCCACCGGCATCGGCACCGGGATCGTCATCGACGGGCACTCCTACACCGGCGCCGACGGCGGCGCCGGCGACATCGGCCACGTCCGCGTCTCCCCGCGCTCCGAGGCCCGGTGCCAGTGCGGCATGCAGGGCTGCCTGGCCGCGGTGGCCAGCGGCCGGGCCGTGGCCGCCGAGCTCACCGCCCTCGGCATCCCGGCCGCCTCGGCCCGCGAGGTCCGCGAGCTGCTGCGGGCCGGCAACGCCGACGCCGCGCGGCTGACCCAGCAGGCCGGTCGCCGCATCGGCGAGGTGATGGCCACCGTCGTGTGCCTGCTCAACCCCGAGGTGGTGCTCATCGGCGGCGGCCTGGCCTCCGCGCCGCTGGTCGCCGGCATCCGCGAGACGCTGTACCGGCTGGCCCTGCCCCGGGCCACCCGCCACCTCGACCTGCGGCTCGGGACGCTGGGCGAGGACGCCGCCGTGGTCGGGCTGGCCCGGCTGGTGGTGGACCACGAGTTCGCGCCCGCGGCGGTCAACGCCAAGCTGCGCGGCTGA
- a CDS encoding ABC transporter substrate-binding protein has translation MSIHRTRRARAAALLATAATVAATLAACGGSDDSDGGGGGGDAKSIDVWIEEDLPDRVAATQAIVDQFTKETGIEVKLTAVAEDQFNQILTSNAAAGDLPDVMGGIPLGQIRTLSSNELLDTDAVADVLDDLGTDTFSESALDLTADGDTALAVPSESWVQLLLYRKDLFDQAGLAAPQTYDDVLAAAKALDSGDVAGFVGANVAGDAFTEQTFEEIGLGNGCQLVDDSGDVTFDSDECVEAMDFYGQLQTDYSVTGAQDVDTTRASYFAGQAAMLIWSSFILDELAGLRNDALPTCAECADDPSYLAKNSGVVTSIQGPSGDEPATFGEITSWTIPAEASSDPAKKFVEYMMTDGYEPWIAIAPEGKIPVRSGPDAGSTEYADAWAGMDVGVDTKAPLSQFYGPEVIDALTSGTDSLSRWAIPQGQGDLLGAIQGEQPVANAVNEVANGTSAEDAVKEAADAIKSAADSL, from the coding sequence ATGTCCATCCACCGCACTCGTCGCGCGCGGGCCGCTGCCCTCCTCGCGACCGCCGCCACGGTGGCGGCCACCCTCGCCGCCTGCGGCGGCTCCGACGACAGCGACGGCGGTGGTGGCGGCGGAGACGCCAAGAGCATCGACGTCTGGATCGAGGAGGACCTCCCCGACCGCGTCGCCGCGACCCAGGCGATCGTCGACCAGTTCACCAAGGAGACCGGGATCGAGGTCAAGCTCACCGCGGTGGCCGAGGACCAGTTCAACCAGATCCTCACCTCCAACGCGGCGGCCGGAGACCTGCCCGACGTGATGGGCGGGATCCCGCTCGGCCAGATCCGCACCCTGTCGTCCAACGAGCTGCTGGACACCGACGCGGTGGCCGACGTGCTCGACGACCTCGGGACCGACACCTTCAGCGAGAGCGCGCTCGACCTCACCGCCGACGGCGACACCGCGCTGGCCGTGCCGAGCGAGTCGTGGGTGCAGCTCCTGCTCTACCGCAAGGACCTCTTCGACCAGGCCGGGCTGGCCGCGCCGCAGACCTACGACGACGTGCTGGCCGCGGCGAAAGCCCTCGACAGCGGCGACGTCGCCGGCTTCGTGGGCGCCAACGTGGCCGGTGACGCCTTCACCGAGCAGACCTTCGAGGAGATCGGCCTCGGCAACGGCTGCCAGCTCGTCGACGACAGCGGTGACGTGACCTTCGACAGCGACGAGTGCGTCGAGGCCATGGACTTCTACGGCCAGCTCCAGACCGACTACTCGGTCACCGGCGCCCAGGACGTGGACACCACCCGCGCGTCGTACTTCGCCGGTCAGGCCGCGATGCTCATCTGGTCGAGCTTCATCCTCGACGAGCTGGCCGGACTGCGCAACGACGCCCTGCCGACCTGTGCGGAGTGCGCGGACGACCCGAGCTACCTGGCCAAGAACAGCGGCGTGGTCACCTCGATCCAGGGCCCGTCGGGCGACGAGCCGGCGACGTTCGGCGAGATCACCTCGTGGACCATCCCGGCCGAGGCGTCGTCCGACCCGGCCAAGAAGTTCGTCGAGTACATGATGACCGACGGCTACGAGCCCTGGATCGCCATCGCCCCCGAGGGCAAGATCCCGGTCCGCTCCGGACCCGACGCCGGCTCCACGGAGTACGCCGACGCGTGGGCCGGCATGGACGTCGGCGTGGACACCAAGGCGCCGCTGTCGCAGTTCTACGGCCCCGAGGTCATCGACGCGCTCACCTCGGGCACCGACTCGCTCAGCCGCTGGGCCATCCCGCAGGGCCAGGGCGACCTGCTCGGCGCGATCCAGGGCGAGCAGCCGGTGGCCAACGCGGTCAACGAGGTCGCCAACGGCACCTCGGCCGAGGACGCGGTCAAGGAGGCCGCCGACGCGATCAAGTCCGCAGCGGACTCCCTGTGA
- a CDS encoding carbohydrate ABC transporter permease, translating into MTISGPTAPAGATVAAPDPGDHGRRSRRVRSARALQDRRTGYLLISPTAVIVFTMVLLPILWTVSLAFQDVRLLNLRRTGVIGDYSLDNFDKVLTSPGFVDALITTLVYSVGGTACAIGLGLLTALALRKPFRGRGLVRACMLVPYVAPVVAAAFVWSTMLNPQFGVVNHYGTTLLGWDQPIAFLSSGKPVTVFGLDLHVSQSLLTVVLFEGWRSFPFAFLFLTARLQAIPDSLEEAATVDGATPTQKFFHIVLPQLLPTIAVLTVLRFIWTFNNFDDIYLLTGGGSGTQVVAVRVYDYLINRGDIGAAAAQALVLAAILAVLVTVYLKLFGRSEEVA; encoded by the coding sequence GTGACCATCAGCGGACCCACCGCACCGGCCGGCGCCACGGTCGCGGCCCCCGACCCCGGGGACCACGGCCGGCGGAGCCGGCGGGTGCGGTCCGCCCGAGCGCTGCAGGACCGGCGCACGGGCTACCTGCTCATCTCCCCCACGGCGGTCATCGTCTTCACGATGGTGCTCCTGCCCATCCTGTGGACGGTCTCGCTGGCCTTCCAGGACGTGCGGCTGCTCAACCTGCGCCGTACGGGCGTCATCGGCGACTACAGCCTCGACAACTTCGACAAGGTCCTCACCTCGCCGGGGTTCGTGGACGCGCTCATCACCACGCTCGTCTACTCGGTGGGCGGCACCGCCTGCGCGATCGGGCTCGGGCTGCTCACCGCGCTGGCCCTGCGCAAGCCGTTCCGGGGCCGCGGACTGGTGCGCGCCTGCATGCTCGTGCCGTACGTCGCCCCGGTGGTCGCGGCGGCGTTCGTGTGGTCGACGATGCTCAACCCGCAGTTCGGGGTGGTCAACCACTACGGGACCACGCTGCTGGGCTGGGACCAGCCGATCGCGTTCCTCAGCTCGGGCAAGCCGGTGACGGTCTTCGGCCTGGACCTGCACGTGAGCCAGTCCCTGCTCACCGTGGTGCTCTTCGAGGGCTGGCGCTCGTTCCCGTTCGCCTTCCTCTTCCTCACCGCGCGGCTGCAGGCCATCCCGGACTCGCTGGAGGAGGCGGCCACCGTGGACGGTGCGACGCCCACGCAGAAGTTCTTCCACATCGTGCTGCCCCAGCTGCTGCCCACCATCGCGGTGCTGACGGTCCTGCGCTTCATCTGGACCTTCAACAACTTCGACGACATCTACCTGCTCACCGGCGGCGGCTCGGGCACGCAGGTCGTCGCGGTGCGGGTCTACGACTACCTCATCAACCGCGGCGACATCGGCGCCGCGGCCGCCCAGGCGCTCGTGCTGGCCGCGATCCTGGCGGTGCTGGTGACGGTCTACCTCAAGCTGTTCGGCCGGTCGGAGGAGGTGGCGTGA